In the genome of Pelobacter seleniigenes DSM 18267, one region contains:
- a CDS encoding 4Fe-4S binding protein gives MGTHYIVDECILCGTCEPVCPVSAISEGEPYQIDQAVCTDCGECDSVCPVDAIQWEKTADR, from the coding sequence ATGGGGACACATTATATTGTCGATGAATGTATTCTTTGCGGCACCTGTGAACCGGTCTGCCCGGTCAGTGCCATCAGCGAAGGAGAGCCTTATCAGATTGACCAGGCGGTCTGCACCGACTGCGGCGAATGTGATTCAGTCTGCCCGGTTGACGCCATCCAGTGGGAAAAGACCGCCGATCGTTAG
- a CDS encoding isochorismatase family protein — MGDIDQLTTGDLLLIVDVQKDFCPGGALPIAGGDQVVPIVNAWTARAQANGVPVYLSRDWHPQCHLSYQENGGMWPVHCVQDSAGAAFHPDLLVPEEAVIVTKGTRFDQDQNSAFDQTGLAFWLHKAGVRRIFTAGLAQDVCVLATVMDGVKEGFEMVLIEPATRAVSLENGARALQQMRQAGVHILSEH, encoded by the coding sequence ATGGGAGATATCGATCAATTAACAACCGGCGACCTGCTGCTGATTGTCGATGTGCAGAAGGATTTTTGTCCGGGCGGGGCGCTGCCCATTGCCGGGGGCGATCAGGTGGTGCCGATCGTCAATGCCTGGACGGCACGGGCGCAGGCCAATGGGGTTCCTGTTTACCTGAGCCGCGACTGGCATCCGCAGTGTCATCTGAGCTATCAGGAAAATGGCGGGATGTGGCCGGTGCACTGCGTGCAGGACAGTGCCGGCGCCGCTTTCCACCCCGACCTGCTGGTTCCTGAAGAGGCGGTCATAGTGACCAAGGGAACCCGTTTCGACCAGGATCAGAATTCGGCATTCGATCAGACCGGCCTGGCCTTCTGGCTGCATAAGGCCGGGGTGCGGAGAATTTTTACCGCCGGCCTGGCGCAGGATGTCTGTGTCCTGGCCACAGTCATGGATGGTGTTAAAGAAGGGTTCGAGATGGTGCTGATCGAACCGGCAACCAGAGCGGTCAGTCTGGAAAACGGTGCCCGTGCGCTGCAACAGATGCGTCAGGCCGGAGTACATATTCTCAGTGAGCACTGA
- the gabD gene encoding NADP-dependent succinate-semialdehyde dehydrogenase: protein MLDNRLTDPTLWKKQCFVDGQWIDADSGATLTVTDPASGEQLGTVPKLGAAETQRAIAAAARALPDWRALTAQERCGKLRRWFELLLENQQDLAKIMTAEQGKPVAEASGEIAYAASFIEWFAEEGKRVYGDIIPPHQADKRIMVLKEPIGVCAAITPWNFPAAMITRKAAPALAVGCTMVVKPASATPYSALALAELARRAGIPAGVFSVVTGSSAAIGGELTANPLVRKLTFTGSTEVGKQLIAACAGTVKKVSMELGGNAPFIVFDDADLDAAVAGAIASKYRNNGQTCVCTNRFLVQEGVYQAFADKLVTAVLKMKVGNGFEDGSELGPLIDMHAVETVEQHIADAVKKGAHLLTGGKRHALGGQFFEPTVLTDANPDMLIAGEETFGPVAPLFKFKTEEEAIRLANATEFGLASYFYTRDLARSWRVGEALEYGIVGVNTGLISTTVAPFGGVKESGFGREGSKYGLEDYLAIKYMCIGEVNS, encoded by the coding sequence ATGTTAGATAACCGATTAACAGATCCAACCCTTTGGAAAAAGCAATGTTTTGTCGACGGGCAATGGATTGACGCGGACAGCGGAGCGACCCTGACCGTGACCGATCCGGCCAGCGGAGAACAGCTGGGAACCGTTCCCAAACTGGGCGCTGCGGAGACCCAGCGGGCGATAGCAGCGGCGGCCCGAGCCCTGCCGGACTGGCGGGCATTGACCGCACAGGAACGCTGCGGAAAACTGCGCCGCTGGTTTGAACTGCTGCTGGAAAATCAACAGGACCTGGCTAAAATCATGACCGCAGAACAGGGCAAACCGGTTGCCGAAGCCAGTGGGGAGATCGCTTATGCCGCGTCCTTCATCGAATGGTTTGCCGAGGAGGGCAAGCGGGTCTATGGCGATATCATCCCGCCCCATCAGGCTGACAAAAGAATCATGGTCCTCAAAGAGCCGATCGGCGTCTGTGCAGCCATTACGCCCTGGAACTTCCCGGCTGCGATGATCACCCGCAAAGCAGCGCCGGCCCTGGCCGTCGGTTGCACCATGGTGGTCAAACCGGCCAGCGCCACCCCTTATTCGGCCCTGGCCCTGGCCGAACTGGCCCGGCGCGCCGGCATTCCGGCCGGGGTTTTCAGCGTCGTCACCGGCTCCTCGGCAGCCATCGGCGGTGAACTGACCGCCAATCCGCTGGTACGCAAACTGACCTTCACGGGTTCGACCGAAGTCGGCAAACAACTGATTGCCGCATGCGCCGGAACGGTCAAAAAGGTCTCCATGGAACTGGGCGGCAATGCCCCGTTCATCGTCTTTGACGATGCCGACCTGGATGCCGCCGTGGCCGGGGCCATCGCATCCAAATACCGCAACAACGGCCAGACCTGCGTCTGCACCAATCGCTTTCTGGTTCAGGAAGGCGTCTACCAGGCTTTTGCCGACAAACTGGTCACTGCGGTCCTGAAGATGAAAGTCGGCAACGGTTTTGAGGACGGGAGCGAACTGGGGCCGCTGATCGATATGCATGCGGTTGAAACCGTCGAGCAGCATATCGCCGACGCGGTCAAGAAAGGGGCCCACCTGCTCACCGGCGGCAAGCGCCATGCCCTGGGCGGACAATTCTTTGAGCCGACGGTGTTGACCGATGCCAACCCGGACATGCTCATTGCTGGCGAAGAGACCTTCGGACCGGTCGCGCCGCTGTTCAAATTTAAAACCGAGGAAGAAGCGATCCGGCTCGCCAACGCTACGGAATTCGGCCTGGCCTCTTACTTCTATACCCGCGACCTGGCCCGCTCCTGGCGAGTTGGCGAAGCTCTCGAATACGGCATTGTCGGAGTCAATACCGGTTTGATTTCCACAACCGTCGCCCCCTTCGGCGGGGTCAAGGAATCCGGATTCGGCCGGGAGGGAAGTAAATACGGCCTTGAAGACTATCTGGCCATCAAATATATGTGCATTGGCGAAGTCAACTCCTGA
- a CDS encoding ferritin-like domain-containing protein → MKILDFAMQMEEDGKSYYQQLANQAKHPGLKNIFQRLVLDEQKHYEIFQRWKLTGKAPHMTDTTIIADVKNVFEQLPQTAATLEVQQGDLDAYQHAMKIEADSFRLYEECAEKEADEGTKALLLRIAAEEHKHFNVMENIYHFINAPNQYLAWGEFSNLDEFRQFGRDVDI, encoded by the coding sequence ATGAAAATTTTGGATTTCGCAATGCAGATGGAAGAGGACGGCAAGAGCTATTATCAGCAGTTGGCCAATCAGGCCAAACACCCCGGCCTGAAAAACATATTTCAGCGCCTGGTCCTGGACGAACAGAAGCACTACGAAATTTTTCAGCGTTGGAAGTTGACCGGGAAAGCCCCGCACATGACGGATACGACCATCATCGCCGATGTCAAAAATGTCTTTGAGCAGCTGCCGCAGACGGCCGCCACCCTGGAGGTGCAGCAGGGGGACCTGGATGCTTACCAGCATGCCATGAAGATCGAAGCGGACAGTTTTCGACTGTACGAGGAATGCGCAGAGAAAGAGGCGGACGAAGGAACCAAAGCGCTGTTGCTAAGAATTGCGGCCGAAGAGCACAAACATTTTAACGTCATGGAAAACATCTATCATTTCATCAATGCGCCCAACCAATACCTGGCCTGGGGTGAGTTCAGCAATCTCGACGAGTTTCGCCAGTTTGGTCGGGATGTCGATATTTGA